A genome region from Dolichospermum compactum NIES-806 includes the following:
- a CDS encoding ATP-dependent Clp protease ATP-binding subunit, with product MFERFTEKAIKVIMLAQEEARRLGHNFVGTEQILLGLIGEGTGVAAKVLKSMGVNLKDARIEVEKIIGRGSGFVAVEIPFTPRAKRVLELSLEEARQLGHNYIGTEHLLLGLIREGEGVAARVLENLGVDLTKVRTQVIRMLGETAEVTPGGPSGRTKTPTLDEFGSNLTQMAIDNKLDPVVGRAKEIERVIQILGRRTKNNPVLIGEPGVGKTAIAEGLASRIASKDIPDILEDKRVVTLDIGLLVAGTKYRGEFEERLKKIMDEIRSAGNVILVIDEVHTLIGAGAAEGAIDAANILKPALARGELQCIGATTLDEYRKHIERDAALERRFQPVMVGEPSVDETIEILYGLRDRYEAHHKLKISDEALVAAAKLSDRYISDRFLPDKAIDLMDEAGSRVRLINSQLPPAAKELDKELRQILKEKDDAVRSQDFDRAGELRDREMEIKAEIRTIAQTKNNGASGDGVEPVVTEEDIAHIVASWTGVPVNKLTESESEKLLHMEDTLHQRLIGQEDAVKAVSRAIRRARVGLKNPNRPIASFVFSGPTGVGKTELAKSLASYFFGSEEAMIRLDMSEYMERHTVSKLIGSPPGYVGYNEGGQLTEAVRRRPYTVVLFDEIEKAHPDVFNMLLQILEDGRLTDAKGRTVDFKNTLLILTSNIGSKVIEKGGSGIGFDFAEDANESQYNRIRSLVNEELKQYFRPEFLNRLDEIIVFRQLNKLEVTQIAEIMLKEVFGRLTEKGIVLEVTDRFKDRLITEGYSPSYGARPLRRAIMRLLEDSLAEEILSGRIKDGDTALVDVDENGIVQVSSQQTRELSTPGVES from the coding sequence ATGTTTGAACGCTTCACAGAAAAAGCCATTAAGGTAATCATGCTGGCCCAAGAAGAGGCCCGCCGTTTAGGTCACAACTTTGTCGGAACTGAGCAGATCCTCTTGGGTCTGATTGGTGAAGGCACAGGAGTAGCCGCCAAGGTGCTGAAATCAATGGGAGTTAATCTCAAAGATGCTCGCATTGAAGTTGAAAAAATCATAGGACGGGGTTCTGGCTTTGTCGCCGTAGAAATTCCGTTTACGCCACGAGCAAAACGGGTTTTAGAACTATCCTTGGAAGAAGCACGCCAATTGGGGCATAACTACATTGGTACCGAGCATCTGCTGTTGGGACTGATCCGCGAAGGGGAAGGTGTCGCAGCCAGGGTGCTAGAAAACCTCGGTGTAGATTTGACCAAGGTGAGAACCCAAGTGATTCGGATGTTGGGAGAAACGGCGGAAGTTACGCCGGGTGGCCCCTCTGGTCGCACTAAAACCCCAACTCTCGATGAGTTTGGATCGAATCTGACCCAAATGGCCATAGATAACAAACTCGATCCTGTGGTGGGACGCGCCAAGGAAATCGAGCGAGTCATTCAAATTTTGGGTCGCCGGACTAAAAACAATCCAGTTTTAATTGGTGAACCAGGTGTTGGTAAAACCGCCATCGCTGAAGGTTTAGCTTCACGCATCGCCAGTAAGGATATCCCCGATATCTTGGAAGATAAGCGTGTGGTGACACTCGATATTGGTTTGCTCGTAGCGGGAACTAAATATCGCGGTGAATTTGAAGAACGTCTCAAAAAAATTATGGATGAGATCCGCTCTGCGGGTAATGTCATCCTCGTCATTGATGAAGTTCACACCTTAATTGGTGCGGGTGCAGCCGAAGGGGCGATTGATGCGGCGAACATCCTCAAGCCAGCTTTGGCGAGGGGTGAGTTGCAATGTATCGGCGCAACTACTTTGGATGAGTACCGTAAACACATTGAACGGGATGCAGCGTTGGAAAGACGCTTCCAGCCTGTAATGGTGGGTGAACCTTCTGTTGATGAAACAATAGAAATTTTATATGGTTTGCGCGATCGCTATGAAGCACACCACAAGCTGAAGATATCCGATGAAGCATTGGTGGCGGCGGCCAAGTTGTCTGATCGTTACATTAGCGATCGCTTTTTGCCAGATAAAGCCATTGACTTGATGGATGAAGCGGGTTCACGGGTGCGCTTGATTAACTCCCAACTGCCCCCAGCAGCCAAGGAATTAGACAAGGAACTACGGCAAATCTTAAAAGAAAAAGATGATGCAGTCCGTTCCCAGGACTTTGATCGGGCGGGAGAATTGCGCGATCGGGAAATGGAAATCAAAGCCGAAATCCGCACCATTGCTCAAACCAAGAATAACGGCGCTAGTGGTGACGGCGTTGAACCTGTAGTTACAGAAGAAGACATTGCTCACATTGTCGCTTCTTGGACAGGTGTACCGGTGAACAAACTTACCGAATCTGAGTCCGAGAAGTTACTGCACATGGAGGACACCTTACATCAGCGCCTCATCGGTCAAGAAGACGCTGTGAAGGCTGTTTCCAGAGCCATCCGTCGCGCTCGTGTCGGGTTAAAAAATCCGAATCGGCCGATCGCGAGTTTTGTCTTCTCAGGTCCTACTGGGGTAGGTAAAACTGAATTGGCGAAATCCTTGGCTTCCTACTTCTTCGGTTCGGAAGAAGCCATGATTCGCTTAGATATGTCCGAATACATGGAGCGTCACACCGTCAGTAAATTGATCGGTTCACCTCCTGGTTATGTCGGTTACAACGAAGGTGGTCAATTAACAGAAGCTGTCCGTCGTCGTCCCTACACTGTGGTGCTATTCGACGAAATCGAAAAAGCGCACCCCGATGTGTTCAATATGCTCTTGCAAATTTTGGAAGATGGGCGTTTAACTGACGCGAAAGGTCGCACGGTGGACTTTAAGAACACTTTGCTGATTTTGACTTCCAACATTGGTTCTAAGGTGATTGAAAAAGGTGGTAGCGGTATTGGTTTCGATTTTGCTGAAGATGCTAACGAATCTCAATACAACCGAATTCGTTCTTTAGTGAATGAGGAACTGAAGCAATACTTCCGTCCTGAGTTCTTGAACCGGTTAGATGAAATTATCGTCTTCCGTCAATTGAATAAGCTGGAAGTTACCCAAATTGCCGAAATCATGCTCAAGGAAGTCTTTGGTCGCTTGACGGAAAAAGGCATTGTCTTAGAAGTCACAGACCGCTTCAAGGATCGCTTGATCACTGAGGGTTACAGTCCTAGCTACGGTGCAAGGCCATTACGTCGGGCAATTATGCGCTTGTTGGAAGATAGTTTGGCGGAAGAAATTCTGTCTGGACGCATCAAAGACGGCGATACTGCTCTTGTTGATGTTGATGAAAATGGCATTGTTCAAGTTAGTTCTCAACAAACACGGGAGTTATCAACCCCTGGTGTTGAGTCTTAG
- a CDS encoding AvaI/BsoBI family type II restriction endonuclease encodes MAYKNHLNTGLGLVTAYEKTRAGFVALAIERNRRATPFIDQARVLKTIASQVNNPADLMNLIEIQPALLAASGVSDKAAGYLQPQDKIQAIQGLIKEFLEPAGSDFVEELVYRFLLTRGDTLGGSMRNVGGVLAQRKLTRAILANLALASIPYYWLHSTTKTWIPMTEEDAGIDLYVKGLSWSIDNKNRTIIYNLTVPLVKSNIDVCLFKCGYQEISPTTYKIPNLYIALGELKGGIDPAGADEHWKTARTALSRIWRAFSQVDLSPHTFFIGAAIEKRMAEEIWNDLESGKLSNAANMTTDTQVDSICHWLITL; translated from the coding sequence TTGGCATATAAAAATCATTTAAATACAGGTCTTGGTTTAGTAACAGCTTATGAAAAAACTAGGGCTGGTTTTGTTGCTTTAGCTATTGAAAGAAACCGTCGGGCTACACCATTTATTGATCAAGCAAGAGTATTAAAAACTATTGCTTCTCAAGTTAATAATCCTGCTGATTTAATGAATCTGATAGAAATACAACCTGCTTTATTAGCTGCATCTGGAGTTTCTGATAAAGCCGCAGGTTATTTACAGCCACAGGATAAAATACAAGCTATTCAAGGGTTAATTAAGGAGTTTTTAGAACCAGCAGGTTCAGATTTTGTAGAAGAATTAGTTTATAGATTTTTGCTAACAAGAGGAGATACGCTAGGTGGTTCAATGAGAAATGTAGGTGGAGTGTTAGCACAGCGTAAATTAACTCGCGCAATTTTGGCTAATCTTGCACTTGCTAGTATTCCTTATTATTGGTTACATTCTACAACTAAAACATGGATTCCGATGACAGAAGAAGATGCAGGAATAGATTTATATGTGAAGGGTTTAAGTTGGTCTATTGACAATAAAAATAGAACAATAATTTATAATCTGACAGTTCCTTTAGTCAAAAGTAATATTGATGTTTGTCTTTTCAAGTGTGGTTATCAAGAAATTTCTCCAACAACTTATAAAATTCCCAATCTTTATATTGCACTGGGGGAATTAAAAGGAGGAATTGATCCTGCTGGTGCTGATGAACATTGGAAAACAGCGAGAACTGCTTTATCTCGAATATGGAGGGCATTTTCTCAAGTTGATTTGTCACCACATACATTTTTCATTGGTGCAGCTATTGAAAAACGTATGGCTGAAGAAATATGGAATGATTTAGAATCTGGTAAATTGAGTAATGCTGCTAATATGACAACTGATACTCAAGTTGACTCGATCTGTCACTGGTTAATCACTTTATAG
- a CDS encoding DUF6888 family protein: MERKPTNEQTQALYRICYRLTNVIEPGWICKSIELVRLDERTGNLYVLAGEDLEFEIKPSGDYKPSEDER; this comes from the coding sequence GTGGAAAGAAAACCCACGAACGAACAAACTCAAGCGCTATACAGAATTTGTTACCGACTAACTAATGTTATTGAACCTGGATGGATATGCAAAAGTATAGAACTTGTCAGATTAGATGAACGTACAGGTAATTTATATGTACTTGCTGGAGAAGATTTAGAGTTTGAGATTAAACCAAGCGGAGACTATAAACCATCGGAGGATGAACGATGA
- a CDS encoding diflavin flavoprotein: MSETKPRDVQILPIGTDTIVLRSRSWARLRFEIEYALAKGTTANSYLIQGDKNALLDPPGETFTEIYLQALQQRFDVKKLDYVILGHVNPNRAATLKALLEIAPQITFVCSNPGAINLRAALEKDDLQILVMRGEDTLDLGKGHHLQFIPTPNPRYADELCTWDPQTEILFSDKLFGAHICSDQVFDEGWEVFNEDRRYYFDCLMAPHARQVETALEKLADLSVRMYATGHGPIVRYGLIDITKGYREWTKQQTSADMTVALIYASAYGNTATLAQAIARGITKAGVSVEAINCEFTEPEEIKAAIEKSAGFVIGSPTLGGHAPTPVQTALGIVLSTATNNKLAGVFGSFGWSGEAVDLIESKLKDAGYRFGFDTIRVKFKPNEVTLQTCEEAGTDFAQALKRAAKKSVVARQPASNVEQAVGRIVGSICVVTATQGEVKTGMLASWVTQASFNPPGLTIAVAKDRAMENMTHTNNKFVVNILAEGREIRKQFMKVYAPGQDRFAGLDTQESNNGGIILNGALAYLECSVQSRMEAGDHWLVYATVDDGKVLNQDAVTAVHYRKSANYY, from the coding sequence ATGTCAGAAACTAAACCCCGTGACGTGCAAATATTGCCCATTGGTACAGATACCATAGTATTGCGATCGCGCAGTTGGGCAAGATTAAGATTTGAAATTGAATATGCTTTAGCTAAGGGAACAACGGCTAATTCTTATCTCATCCAAGGCGATAAAAATGCCCTGCTTGACCCCCCTGGCGAAACTTTTACCGAAATTTATCTCCAAGCTTTACAACAGCGGTTTGATGTCAAAAAACTCGATTATGTGATTCTGGGTCACGTTAACCCCAACCGCGCCGCAACACTAAAAGCATTACTAGAAATCGCCCCCCAAATTACCTTTGTTTGTTCTAACCCAGGGGCGATAAATTTACGCGCTGCTTTGGAAAAAGACGATTTACAAATTTTGGTCATGCGGGGAGAAGATACCCTAGATTTAGGAAAAGGACATCATTTACAATTTATTCCCACACCTAACCCCCGTTACGCTGACGAACTTTGTACCTGGGACCCGCAAACAGAAATCTTATTTTCTGATAAATTATTTGGAGCGCATATTTGCTCAGATCAAGTTTTTGATGAAGGTTGGGAAGTATTTAACGAAGATAGACGCTATTATTTTGACTGTTTAATGGCACCTCACGCCAGACAAGTCGAAACAGCTTTAGAAAAATTAGCAGATTTGTCCGTGCGAATGTACGCTACGGGTCATGGTCCAATTGTGCGCTATGGTTTAATTGACATTACCAAGGGTTACAGAGAATGGACTAAACAGCAAACCTCCGCTGATATGACTGTGGCTTTAATTTATGCCTCAGCCTATGGTAATACTGCAACTTTAGCACAGGCGATCGCTCGCGGTATCACTAAGGCTGGTGTGAGTGTCGAGGCCATTAATTGCGAATTTACCGAACCCGAAGAAATCAAAGCCGCCATTGAAAAATCTGCCGGTTTCGTCATAGGTTCTCCCACATTAGGTGGACACGCACCCACACCGGTGCAAACAGCTTTAGGAATAGTCCTCTCAACTGCAACTAATAATAAATTAGCGGGGGTATTTGGTTCTTTTGGCTGGAGTGGAGAAGCCGTTGATTTAATTGAAAGTAAACTTAAAGACGCAGGATACAGATTTGGTTTTGACACCATTCGCGTCAAATTCAAACCCAATGAAGTCACCTTACAAACCTGCGAAGAAGCGGGAACTGACTTCGCCCAAGCATTGAAACGCGCCGCGAAAAAATCAGTTGTGGCTAGACAACCTGCAAGTAATGTAGAACAAGCAGTAGGGCGGATTGTTGGTTCTATATGTGTGGTTACAGCAACCCAAGGAGAAGTAAAAACGGGAATGTTAGCCTCTTGGGTGACACAAGCCAGTTTTAATCCGCCTGGTTTAACTATTGCGGTAGCCAAGGACCGCGCTATGGAAAACATGACTCACACAAATAACAAATTTGTAGTCAACATTCTAGCAGAAGGCAGGGAAATCCGTAAGCAATTTATGAAGGTTTACGCCCCTGGACAAGATAGATTTGCAGGTTTGGACACTCAAGAATCTAATAATGGCGGGATTATTCTCAATGGTGCTTTAGCGTATTTGGAATGTTCTGTCCAAAGTCGGATGGAAGCTGGTGATCATTGGTTAGTTTATGCCACTGTTGATGATGGTAAAGTCTTAAATCAAGATGCTGTCACAGCAGTACATTATCGCAAATCAGCTAATTATTATTAA
- a CDS encoding DUF2182 domain-containing protein: MYSQVMRITLSRYISFISEPPLPTLLKVSLIAWGVMLLPGELHQVMSGQMIAVSVHGHGQMIHTLDGMFSFHSLAMMVLYWLVMLVAMMSPQLAQPIRHLWLRSLTRRRWIAIVLFLLGYVSIWTLAGLILMPVAALLRFFVGEGWFGASGVALLLVIFWQSSPWKQSCLNHCHWTPRLSPFGLAANLDCWRYGMVNGLWCVGNCWALMLLPLTVLQTHLIIMAVVTLILMFDRYRPVRLAKWRIPFEEKILNKLSQLSTRYGIGIDNSCMDLETFYRTSLKRL; encoded by the coding sequence GTGTACAGTCAAGTAATGAGAATCACATTAAGTAGGTACATATCATTTATTAGTGAGCCTCCTCTACCGACGCTGCTGAAAGTTTCCCTGATTGCTTGGGGGGTGATGTTGCTACCAGGAGAACTTCATCAGGTCATGTCAGGACAGATGATTGCTGTCTCAGTTCATGGGCATGGACAGATGATTCACACACTAGATGGTATGTTCTCTTTCCACTCCCTGGCAATGATGGTATTGTATTGGCTGGTGATGTTGGTTGCTATGATGTCCCCTCAACTAGCCCAACCAATCCGTCACCTTTGGTTACGTAGCTTAACCCGACGGCGTTGGATTGCCATTGTTTTGTTTCTTCTTGGCTATGTCAGTATCTGGACTCTAGCAGGTTTGATATTAATGCCTGTTGCAGCTTTGCTGAGGTTTTTTGTGGGCGAGGGATGGTTTGGCGCTTCTGGTGTTGCCTTACTATTAGTTATTTTTTGGCAGTCCAGCCCGTGGAAGCAGTCCTGCTTGAACCACTGCCATTGGACTCCTCGCCTTTCACCTTTTGGACTGGCAGCTAATTTAGACTGCTGGCGCTATGGGATGGTTAATGGCCTTTGGTGTGTAGGGAATTGTTGGGCTTTAATGCTCTTACCTCTAACTGTCTTACAAACACACCTGATTATTATGGCTGTGGTAACTTTGATACTAATGTTTGACCGATACCGTCCCGTACGCCTTGCAAAATGGCGGATTCCCTTTGAGGAGAAAATCCTAAACAAGCTGTCACAACTCAGTACCAGGTATGGTATTGGAATTGACAATTCATGCATGGATTTAGAGACGTTCTATAGAACGTCCCTAAAACGATTGTAG
- a CDS encoding DNA methyltransferase — MLDFQQLEPQTPNHQTQNIEIEHLNTQLYQHFANKLCIEDVLNRKIVSFQANKLKPIYRWYKYKEAFSASLVEYLLDKYIIESGEILDPFAGSGTTLFAASNIGLNADGIELLSIGKEIINTRLILEQEFTADDFTKILYWSKNCPWEKSKTKQNIQEIKITTGAYPQETLNEIQKYISAYQDENCRVKQVLQFALLCVLEAISYTRKDGQYLRWDYRSSRQQGNIPFNKGEILSFKQAISLKITEILADIQTGSQQGELFPSKTKQGGIRLFTGSSLDIMPQLPNSYYDVILTSPPYCNRYDYTRTYALELALLGVGQEEIVNLRQQMLSCTVENRPKDLLAINSQWSNAILATNQQKLLQAILQYLEEQKLQKQLNNNGIPRMVKGYFYEMACIIYECYRVMKPQGLMFMINDNVRYAGVSISVDMILSNIAEYLGFKVENILVLPNTKGNSSQQMGIHGRDALRKCVYVWRKV; from the coding sequence ATGCTTGATTTTCAACAATTAGAACCTCAAACACCAAATCATCAAACACAAAATATTGAAATTGAACATCTTAACACCCAACTATACCAGCACTTTGCTAATAAACTTTGTATAGAAGATGTTCTCAACCGCAAGATTGTTAGTTTTCAGGCTAATAAACTTAAACCTATTTACCGATGGTACAAATATAAAGAAGCTTTTTCTGCTTCATTAGTAGAATATTTACTAGATAAATATATAATCGAATCTGGCGAAATATTAGATCCTTTTGCTGGTAGTGGAACAACTTTATTTGCAGCTAGTAATATAGGATTAAATGCTGATGGAATTGAATTACTATCTATTGGAAAAGAAATTATAAATACTAGGCTTATCTTAGAACAAGAATTCACAGCAGATGATTTCACAAAAATTTTATATTGGTCTAAAAATTGTCCTTGGGAGAAATCAAAAACTAAACAAAATATTCAAGAAATAAAAATTACGACAGGTGCATATCCTCAAGAGACATTAAACGAAATTCAAAAATATATCAGTGCTTACCAAGATGAAAATTGCAGAGTCAAACAAGTATTACAATTTGCACTATTATGTGTTTTGGAAGCAATTAGTTACACTCGCAAAGATGGGCAATATTTACGTTGGGATTATCGTTCTAGTCGTCAACAAGGTAATATACCTTTTAACAAAGGAGAAATTCTCAGCTTTAAACAGGCAATTAGTCTTAAAATTACGGAAATTTTAGCAGATATTCAAACTGGGAGTCAACAAGGTGAACTTTTTCCCAGTAAAACTAAACAAGGTGGGATTCGTTTGTTTACAGGTTCTAGCTTAGATATAATGCCACAATTGCCAAATTCTTATTATGATGTAATTCTTACTTCTCCTCCTTATTGTAACCGTTATGATTACACTAGAACTTATGCTTTAGAACTTGCTTTGTTAGGAGTAGGACAAGAGGAAATAGTTAATCTTAGACAACAAATGTTAAGTTGTACAGTTGAGAATAGACCGAAAGATTTATTAGCAATTAATTCTCAATGGTCAAATGCTATTTTGGCTACAAATCAGCAAAAATTACTCCAAGCAATTTTGCAATATTTGGAAGAACAAAAATTACAAAAACAATTAAATAATAATGGTATTCCGAGAATGGTAAAAGGTTATTTTTATGAAATGGCCTGCATAATTTATGAATGTTATCGAGTCATGAAACCACAGGGGCTGATGTTTATGATTAATGATAATGTGCGTTATGCTGGTGTGAGTATTTCAGTGGATATGATTTTATCGAATATAGCTGAGTATCTGGGATTTAAAGTAGAAAATATTTTAGTTTTACCCAATACTAAAGGTAATAGTAGCCAACAAATGGGCATACATGGACGGGATGCACTGAGAAAATGCGTTTATGTTTGGAGAAAAGTTTAA
- a CDS encoding tyrosinase family protein: MVFTRRNVWANSGDFDDPVLYWYARGVRILRARTISEHTSWEFLAALHGFDPVIWHVEGFLTLGEKLPPYWVQSLYWKQCQHGSWYFLPWHRGHLLSFETIVREAIKQEMIEDEKKGIKVNYHWTDWALPYWNPADPKDNYHATQIPPAFTNEYMPDGSENPLYIKKRNGELVTLPQEIAKGTPEAKQRYELIQRNVLSLKQALTQPSFIGTSNSSTGFGGLKTSFSHDPVAFGQIESNPHNNIHGLVGGLMGDGGTAGLDPLFWLHHANIDRLWEVWLKSDPEHKNPYERKLLPNTPENKADNQTIELFNRTQKEWLNGPGERGFMVPLTSGQVWEFKPKDVVNTLALKVDYQYDLSYQYDDISNPLKDIPTKPAGKKSELLGSSTTSTGLKEANRTSIEIQIGEPATGGGVKYSPEHRFFLHLVNITSNKDGRIINVFVNLPKGASGYDYPDLYAGSISFFGVRQASAGGGLGVTEVFEITEILARLRFGGREGTKHLKVTFIPLNEDNPADDMNVEQVLLYREACTVK, encoded by the coding sequence ATGGTTTTTACTCGCAGAAATGTGTGGGCTAACAGTGGGGATTTCGATGATCCGGTTTTGTACTGGTACGCTCGGGGTGTGAGAATCCTCAGAGCTAGGACAATTTCAGAGCACACAAGCTGGGAATTTTTGGCTGCACTTCATGGTTTTGACCCCGTAATATGGCACGTTGAAGGCTTCCTGACCTTGGGTGAAAAGTTACCACCTTATTGGGTACAAAGCCTTTACTGGAAACAATGTCAGCATGGAAGCTGGTACTTCTTACCTTGGCATCGTGGCCATTTGCTGTCATTTGAAACAATAGTGCGTGAAGCTATTAAACAGGAAATGATAGAAGACGAAAAGAAAGGTATCAAAGTTAATTACCATTGGACAGATTGGGCTTTACCTTACTGGAACCCCGCCGATCCAAAAGATAATTATCATGCAACACAAATACCACCAGCATTTACCAATGAGTATATGCCGGATGGGTCTGAAAATCCCCTCTATATCAAAAAACGGAACGGAGAGCTAGTCACACTGCCACAAGAAATTGCTAAAGGAACACCAGAGGCAAAGCAACGTTACGAACTTATACAAAGAAACGTGCTAAGTCTAAAACAGGCATTGACTCAACCCAGTTTTATAGGAACATCTAACTCTTCAACTGGTTTTGGTGGGTTAAAAACCAGTTTTAGCCATGACCCTGTAGCCTTTGGTCAAATAGAAAGCAATCCACATAACAACATTCATGGTCTTGTTGGTGGACTGATGGGTGACGGAGGCACCGCAGGTCTTGACCCTCTATTTTGGTTGCATCATGCCAATATTGACCGCCTGTGGGAAGTTTGGCTCAAAAGTGATCCGGAGCATAAAAACCCATATGAGCGGAAGCTACTACCAAATACACCAGAAAACAAAGCGGACAACCAAACAATAGAACTTTTCAACAGAACACAAAAAGAGTGGCTCAACGGTCCGGGTGAACGTGGCTTTATGGTACCTTTGACATCTGGACAAGTCTGGGAGTTCAAACCAAAGGATGTTGTCAATACCTTGGCACTGAAAGTAGATTACCAGTATGATCTTAGTTATCAATATGATGACATTTCAAATCCCCTCAAAGATATCCCTACCAAGCCTGCCGGAAAAAAATCCGAACTGCTTGGTAGTAGTACCACCAGCACAGGATTAAAAGAAGCAAATAGAACTTCGATAGAGATTCAAATAGGAGAACCTGCTACAGGAGGGGGCGTAAAATACTCTCCAGAGCATAGGTTTTTCCTGCATCTGGTGAACATCACCAGCAACAAGGATGGTAGGATCATTAACGTGTTTGTTAATCTTCCTAAAGGTGCTTCAGGTTATGATTATCCTGATCTGTATGCGGGTAGTATCTCCTTTTTTGGTGTGCGCCAAGCATCCGCAGGTGGGGGACTAGGAGTTACCGAAGTTTTTGAAATTACCGAGATCCTTGCTAGACTTCGATTTGGCGGACGGGAAGGAACTAAACACCTTAAAGTTACTTTCATCCCACTAAATGAAGATAATCCAGCCGATGATATGAACGTGGAGCAAGTACTCCTGTATCGTGAGGCGTGTACAGTCAAGTAA
- a CDS encoding DUF6887 family protein: protein MTLVNYQAMTLKELRHYILTHREDIAAFHAYVDRSKSEGRMITINPNDENWEKQIQQAIIKDGTESIA from the coding sequence ATGACATTAGTTAATTATCAAGCAATGACTCTAAAAGAATTACGTCATTATATTCTCACTCATAGAGAAGATATTGCAGCTTTTCATGCTTATGTAGATCGTTCCAAATCTGAAGGACGGATGATTACTATTAACCCCAATGATGAAAATTGGGAAAAACAAATTCAACAGGCCATAATCAAAGATGGAACTGAATCAATTGCATAA
- a CDS encoding 4a-hydroxytetrahydrobiopterin dehydratase, producing the protein MAAQKLSETELTLALNSLPGWQIKEGKLYKEYKFSSFATALGWMVSAGVHAEKLGHHPEWFNVYNTVQVNLITHDISNAISNLDVELAKKMEEVFNS; encoded by the coding sequence ATGGCAGCCCAAAAATTGAGCGAAACCGAACTAACATTAGCCCTGAATAGTTTACCAGGATGGCAAATCAAAGAGGGCAAATTATACAAAGAATATAAATTTAGCTCTTTTGCAACTGCGTTGGGTTGGATGGTTAGTGCGGGTGTTCACGCGGAAAAACTTGGACATCACCCGGAATGGTTTAATGTTTACAATACTGTTCAGGTTAATCTTATTACCCACGATATCAGTAATGCTATCAGCAATTTAGATGTGGAACTGGCGAAGAAAATGGAAGAAGTCTTTAATTCTTAA